GCCGGCATGCTCCATACCTTCGGCAGCCTCAAATTTACTTTCACCTGTTGTGATGAGATCATCGATGATGAGGCAGGTTTGCCCCGCTTCAAAATGACCTTCAATCAACTTCCCAGTACCGTAAGTCTTTACTTCTTTACGTTGATAGACCAGGGGGGTATCCATTTCAACTGATACCTGTGCAGCCAAGGGCAGGGCTGTATATGGAATTCCGGTGATGACATCAAATTTTTTATCTGCCAATTCTGCTTTTAGCAAAGACACAATATTTTTAATAATAGCGGGATAAGAGATGATGCTTCTTAAATCTATGTAAAAGGGTGAGGTGGCACCTGATTTTAACTTGAATTCACCAAACTTTAAAGCGCCTATCTTGTGCAGATCCAGGATTAATTGTTTCTTGCCAGTTTCCACTATATGCTCTCCATTCGATCGATTAGTTCTTTATGAATAACCGCGGAGATAGCAGAAAACGCAAAGAGTGTTAATTGGGTTTCCAATAGATTATCTCTGCGCGCTTCGCGACCTTTGCGGTTAAAATTCAGATTCATCATAAGGGTTGTATCCTCCCGGTTTTTCCACGATGGGACACACCAAAGTCATCCAAGCCATCCAATGTCTCATGGTCAACAATGGGGCCTTCCATACACAGGATTAATCCAGTAGGATCCATGACGCAGGAACCACAAATGCCTACACCACATTTCATATAACGTTCAAGATTCACTTCGTATGGCAAGTGATGCTTTTTTGCAACCGCCGCTGCTGCACTCATCATCTTTTCGGGTCCAGAGATGTAAATCTGATCGAAGGTTTCGTTCTGTAGGACTTTTTCCATCACATCAACACTCGTCCCCTCGTGTCCCTTGGAACCATCATCAGTAGCTAAATGAGATTGATGGCAGAGAATCTCAAAGTCCTCAACATAGAGTAAATCGTCAGCTGAGCGGGCACCATTAATATTGACCAGCCGCTTGACGCCATCCTCTCTAAGCTTTTTTGCCAGGAACCGGAGGGGTGGTGTGGCAAATCCTCCCCCAACCATGAGGATGTTTCCAGATTGGCGCTTGAAAGATTGTCCGTATGGACCACGGACAGAAACCAGGTCACCTACATCCATCTTAAAGAGTCGCTCTGTAAATGGACCTATATTCTTAATGGTCATGGAAAATGAATTTTCATCCACATCCAAAATGGAAAACGGTTTTTCGCCCTGACTAAAAATGGTAAGCATGATAAACTGGCCAGGCTCAGCATTGAGCGAGCCTTTAAAAGTGAAGGTGCGCAGGGAGGGGTTTTCTTCGCGGATCGCGGCTATGGGTAAGGTTTGACGATCACACTTCAAGTCAATTTTCCTCTAGAATTCCTATGAGGTCAGAAAAGTCGGCATATCCGTGGACCTCCATGAAAGCTTCCATTTCTTCGCGAATAGATTTAAAGACATCCAGACCATGGTCATACACAGCTGAGCCAACGCCAATGGCAGATGCCCCGGCCATCATCATCTCAATGGCATCCAGACCTGTACTCACACCGCCAGTTCCAAGAATTGGTATATCAACAACCTTATAGGCATCATGAATTAGTTTAATAGCCAGGGGTTTGATGCATGGACCAGATATCCCCCCGAAATTGTTTCTCAGAACAGGACGCCTGGCCACTGCATCGATGACCATGCCATGACCCAGAGTGTTGATCATCGTTAGTCCATCGGCACCAGCATCCTCAGTCAATTTGGCAATGGCGGAAATATCATTGGCGTTTGGAGATAGTTTTGCCAGAACCGGAATGTTGCTTACGGCTTTCACTGCGGTAACAATCTCTGTAATTTTTTCAGGCATGAGAGCAAAGGGACGTTTGA
The Candidatus Neomarinimicrobiota bacterium genome window above contains:
- a CDS encoding dihydroorotate dehydrogenase, with protein sequence MLFLGKEIPTPLTLASGILGISFSSLQRVLRDGAGMVTTKSLSIEPRIGHEGPVIAEFNGGLINSVGLTNPGIVEGLEEVEKFHRSIEGVVIVSVFGANAGEFVTLSKAVNDSSADILELNLSCPNVEDEFKRPFALMPEKITEIVTAVKAVSNIPVLAKLSPNANDISAIAKLTEDAGADGLTMINTLGHGMVIDAVARRPVLRNNFGGISGPCIKPLAIKLIHDAYKVVDIPILGTGGVSTGLDAIEMMMAGASAIGVGSAVYDHGLDVFKSIREEMEAFMEVHGYADFSDLIGILEEN
- a CDS encoding dihydroorotate dehydrogenase electron transfer subunit, with product MKCDRQTLPIAAIREENPSLRTFTFKGSLNAEPGQFIMLTIFSQGEKPFSILDVDENSFSMTIKNIGPFTERLFKMDVGDLVSVRGPYGQSFKRQSGNILMVGGGFATPPLRFLAKKLREDGVKRLVNINGARSADDLLYVEDFEILCHQSHLATDDGSKGHEGTSVDVMEKVLQNETFDQIYISGPEKMMSAAAAVAKKHHLPYEVNLERYMKCGVGICGSCVMDPTGLILCMEGPIVDHETLDGLDDFGVSHRGKTGRIQPL